CCGTTGGCCCGGTCGGCTTCGTGCTGGTAGACCTGCGTCAGCGGATACACGCCGCCGATAAAGCAACTGCTGACCAGCATAGCATATAACACCGCCGGCGACAATATGTTAGACCAGGCGACCCCGCTAATGCCCTGGTAAGACAACAGGAAGGTAAAAGCGCCCTGAAACACAAAGACGGTCAGAAAACCGAGCACCGGGTATTTTTTGAGGCGAATGCCCCGGTAGCTGTAGGCCCGCGACGCCAGGATGTACAGGAGCAGCATCAGCGCAAAGGTCCAGCCCAGCACCAGCCCCAGGAGTACGGCCGCGGCGTCCATCATGAGGGTAACGTTGTAGAGCTGCCGGGTGGGCAACGGCGGGTGCTCCAGCCCGCCGATCGGCGTTTCGTCCCGGTCCTGGTAGCTGTTGTAGCCGTTGCTGGCCGGATACACGAGCAGGTGCAAGAGTACAAAGACCGTTAGGGCGCGCCACAGGTCGATCTGCGGCGTCTGGCTCAGCGCAAAAAGATAGATCGGCAGCAAGTGTACCGAAAAGGGAAGCCGCAGCAGTCGAAAGGTATCGGTTTTCCAGAAGGGAGGCACGGACGAGGAGCGTAGGGTGTGTGTCAAGATAGGTAAAAAACGGCGCTTTCGCCCCCCGAGTTATCACTCGCTCGCTTTCGCTAGCACTCCTTACGACCGAAGCCCCCACCCCTGCCCTCGAGCGCGTGCTTTCCTACAACCAAAACGAGCCTTCGGAAGAAGCCCATTGGTGCTACTTCCGAAAGCTCGCCTGTTTTGTGATGAGGGGTGCGCTTAGAGGCGCGACATCGCTTCCACGCGCCGAGCCTGCCAGAAAAAGAAGCCCAGGGCTACGGCCGCCATCAGCAGACCGAGGCACTCGCGCGATTCCTCGACGTACATCCGCTCGGCCGACATGCCCGTAATCAGGCTGGCGTCGCTGGAAAGCCACTCCAGCACGCTCGGTGCCAGGTAGAAGACCCCCAGCAGGTACGCGGCTGTCAGCACGCCCGTTCCCCAGGCATTATGACGCCCCAGCGCCGCACCGACGGCCACCGCGGCTACCAGTCCGTAGAGCAGTACCCACAGCAAAGCGTCGGGATCGTTGTATTGCACGACCGCGAACAAGGCAAAGAGCACGGCCAGAATCCAGTTTGCTATTTTCATACGAGTAAATGTAAGGGTTTCCGGATTTTTCTCGCATGACATTTGTCACACTTCGCAGGGCAATGTAATGAAACACAAAAGGCGGCTTTCTTTTCAGAAAACCGCCCTCCCTTGGGGCAATACCGCCGCTCGGCTACTGTTTCAGGTATTTCCGAACGTGTTGCGTTTGTCCGTCGCTAATTCGCACCAAGTACAGCCCGGCCGGCTGGCCGTTCAGATCCAGATGGCGAATCGTCGTGGTTGTATTGCCCTCGTCTCCCCATACACGCTGTCCCAGCAGGTTGACAACTTCTAAGGTGTATGTACCGAGCGGCAGGCCGCTCAGGTCTACGGTAAGCTTTCCGTTACCCGGATTCGGGTAAAGTTTGATGGTGGTATCAATTTCGCCCTCGTCGATTGGCGTCGGGTTGCCGATCCGCACCGTAACGGTCGTAGTAGACGAACAACCGTTGGCATCCGTGCCTGTCACAGCGTAGGTGGTGGTGGTGAGCGGCGACGCTTCTACCTGCGCGCCGGTGCCCTGGCTCAGTCCACGGTCCGGCAGCCACTCGTAATCGATGGCACCGCTGGCCCGCAGCGTCACCACACCTTCCGGCGCGATGGTCACGTCGTTCGGCGTCACGGCTACTTCGGGCAAGGCATTGACTTTCACGTAATTATTCCCAACAACCTGGGTACTACCCCGCCCGTTGGTCACCTTCAGGGTCACAGAATAGGTGCCCGGCTGGCTGTAATACACCATCGGGTTTTGCAGCCTGGACGACGAAGGCGTGCCCCCGGGAAACGACCATTCCCACTGCTGGGGGTATTCGCGGCTAGCGTCCCAGAAACTCACCAGATCGCCCTGGCAGTTGGTCTTCTGTACAGAATAGAAAGCAGCCTGCGGTGCTGAAGTAAGCTGGGGCACCGACATCATAATGTTGTCGAGGTAGAGTTTGTTTCCCCAGCCGGAATAGTTCACAATCGCCAGGTGCACGTTGGATTGCCCTTGCAGAAAGCCCAACGGAATGTGGATGTGCTCCCACTGATTTTTGGTCGGAATAAATTCGTCCTCGGTCGGAGCGGCCGTGGCCAGATCGGCCCCACCTTTGAACCAGAACGGAGCAAAGGTCTGTCCGCAGTCGGTGGAGTAGAACAGCACCAGCGTGTCGGAATATTGCTGGCTGTATTGCGCATAGGCCACGTCGAATTCCAGCGCCGTGGTGGGGTTGGAGGCCAGGTCGAGTTTGCCGCTGAACAGAATGTCGATCGTGCCTGTGGGATCGGTTTCCTCGCTATAGTTGTCGATGACTGCACTGTAGCCGTTGTCTTCTCCGGCGCTCACGTTCGCGAAGAAGTCCCAGGTGCGGTCGCCATCGGGATTAAACAGGACCCAGCCCAGCAAATCCTCGTTGTCCTCGAAGTCTTCGATGAACGGCAGCGGATGTTCAATGCCCGACAGCGCCACGACGCAGCCGTAGCAGGTCGCCGTATCGCTCAGGTTTCCGTTGCGCGAAATCAGTTGCACATCATAGGAACCATTGGTCGAGTAAGTCACCGTCGGGTTGGCCGTTTCGGAAAATTCCACATTCGCTCCGGGGAAGTACCACTGGCGGTTCTGGCCGTTGTTGGAAGCATCCTGAAAATGGACGGTCATGGGCG
The sequence above is a segment of the Catalinimonas alkaloidigena genome. Coding sequences within it:
- a CDS encoding prenyltransferase is translated as MTHTLRSSSVPPFWKTDTFRLLRLPFSVHLLPIYLFALSQTPQIDLWRALTVFVLLHLLVYPASNGYNSYQDRDETPIGGLEHPPLPTRQLYNVTLMMDAAAVLLGLVLGWTFALMLLLYILASRAYSYRGIRLKKYPVLGFLTVFVFQGAFTFLLSYQGISGVAWSNILSPAVLYAMLVSSCFIGGVYPLTQVYQHEADRANGDQTLSLLLGFRGTFLFSGALFGLATVGLWLLFRTKEQFGAFWLFLLFMLPVVSYFTVWLVNVRRDVQQASFRNTMRMNQIAACCMILYFLTLTLVYSPSFIF
- a CDS encoding transmembrane 220 family protein; its protein translation is MKIANWILAVLFALFAVVQYNDPDALLWVLLYGLVAAVAVGAALGRHNAWGTGVLTAAYLLGVFYLAPSVLEWLSSDASLITGMSAERMYVEESRECLGLLMAAVALGFFFWQARRVEAMSRL
- a CDS encoding PKD domain-containing protein, whose amino-acid sequence is MNIRTLLLGIGLLSPCLSFAQSFRPIFQRKSSVVTEIRHKSNRNGTSIRPSYILPDRRTCATMEVDSLLRIRHPELGSLQEFEVHLQKAMARRQADGLFTPLAANEVYTIPVIVHVIHNGEPVGQGANISQAQVISQIEVLNEDYRRQANTPGFNQHPAGADALIQFALARVDPDGNLLAEPGIHRVNGNQSAWDHSGCEAQLKPQTQWNPNQYFNIWTVQFGGDAESLLGYAQFPNLSGLNGLDNNMGAASTDGVVIRHQAFGRVGSVTAPYDGGRTATHEVGHWLGLRHIWGDGDCDADDFCTDTPNAAGPNYACDELHSCNGTAPDMVENYMDYTNDACMNILTVQQKQRMRTVLEVSPRRKELLTSRVHLVDTDPGDPTEPGAQPLARIAQDASVGCTPMTVHFQDASNNGQNRQWYFPGANVEFSETANPTVTYSTNGSYDVQLISRNGNLSDTATCYGCVVALSGIEHPLPFIEDFEDNEDLLGWVLFNPDGDRTWDFFANVSAGEDNGYSAVIDNYSEETDPTGTIDILFSGKLDLASNPTTALEFDVAYAQYSQQYSDTLVLFYSTDCGQTFAPFWFKGGADLATAAPTEDEFIPTKNQWEHIHIPLGFLQGQSNVHLAIVNYSGWGNKLYLDNIMMSVPQLTSAPQAAFYSVQKTNCQGDLVSFWDASREYPQQWEWSFPGGTPSSSRLQNPMVYYSQPGTYSVTLKVTNGRGSTQVVGNNYVKVNALPEVAVTPNDVTIAPEGVVTLRASGAIDYEWLPDRGLSQGTGAQVEASPLTTTTYAVTGTDANGCSSTTTVTVRIGNPTPIDEGEIDTTIKLYPNPGNGKLTVDLSGLPLGTYTLEVVNLLGQRVWGDEGNTTTTIRHLDLNGQPAGLYLVRISDGQTQHVRKYLKQ